One part of the Solanum dulcamara chromosome 8, daSolDulc1.2, whole genome shotgun sequence genome encodes these proteins:
- the LOC129901613 gene encoding sister chromatid cohesion protein PDS5 homolog C-like isoform X2, translated as MAPLNKELEEQISDAGKKLIEPPSSLDELLRLLDQVESSLSKVEQSPAKSMHDALSPLMKSLVANDLLMHSDVDVKVAVASCISEITRITAPDAPYDDDKMKDVFQLIVSSFENLNDQSSRSYNKRVMILETVAKVRSCVVMLDLECDRLITEMFQHFLKTIREDHPEIVFSSMATIMTLVLEESEEVSLELLTPLLASVKKDNEEVTPIAKRLGETVFANCAAKLKPYLSQAVESLQISLNEYNKIVTSVFEGTLSAVDGINDSAPKDQLLAELPEAAQATQDGGSKVATASSVEAGQVAESAREEACSEDIDPAVNESPKSITSNGVSLEDVGLAAETESLMNAGDHDEVDLHDASKIPSKSESDDSRVEKSTKSEPKSEQPTKKRGKKTISSINSAESSHQAPEESEKEAEKLQDHQNDQNKDDQSSAAEDPAVEQSNSLEKEPETNQHFAPKESEEEVVNIAPLSPGQSLPEESAPKKGGRPKEDSLNQEDSVSKKEFEAGSDLEVKQVRRPLKKTPLEPCRKEKGGSTSDTEAKNQKSGKKVDTKNKGQVGSSVRNKEDGKKRGHGKAILEKLPSQESPDHSVKHDEDNEEEIPRTTAKRKRSSSKGRGSRQVVQKRVPTPESPDNSTKHVSDEDETHTTSAKKKPSSGKDRVTETLLCDKNLVGKKIKVWWPLDERFYEGMASNYDSKKKKFTVDYTDGETEKLDLSKEIWELVEDDNMSEEEQVASADAASESHKKKKPRIAEPSPKHEMEASAKSKSKDATAKSGQKSKGKLNLKDGTSKSAGKTDDITSSKSGAQSKKTTGKSVDAEKPSARSKDVSTPKSKSRQDTPSTTADKSKQETVKAASKSKTKTPQSGGKSSANGMEKLKSSSSKVKESGNQKEKATNSAKNPDSITKEKFSSASKEQQNEPKSGKKRARGKN; from the exons ATGGCGCCTTTGAATAAAGAGCTTGAAGAGCAGATTTCGGATGCTGGGAAGAAGCTGATTGAGCCTCCTTCTTCACTTGATGAACTCCTCCGTTTGCTTGAC CAAGTAGAGTCTTCCCTGTCAAAAGTGGAGCAATCACCGGCGAAATCAATGCATGATGCACTTTCTCCCTTGATGAAGTCGCTGGTTGCAAATGATCTCTTGATGCATTCTGATGTTGATGTGAAGGTCGCAGTTGCTTCTTGTATTAGCGAGATAACTAGAATTACTGCACCTGACGCTCCATATGATGATGACAAAATGAAG GATGTCTTTCAATTAATTGTATCGTCCTTCGAGAATTTGAATGACCAGTCCAGCAGATCGTATAATAAGAGGGTGATGATCCTTGAGACAGTGGCCAAGGTCAGGTCATGTGTTGTCATGCTGGATCTAGAATGTGATAGACTCATTACTGAGATGTTTCAGCACTTCCTTAAAACTATAAG AGAGGATCACCCTGAGATTGTTTTTTCATCCATGGCAACAATCATGACTCTTGTGCTCGAAGAAAGTGAAGAAGTATCCTTGGAATTGCTTACCCCTCTATTGGCTAGTGTTAAAAAGGACAATGAG GAGGTCACACCAATTGCTAAAAGGTTGGGAGAGACAGTATTTGCAAACTGTGCAGCAAAGCTTAAGCCTTACTTGTCTCAAGCAGTAGAATCGTTGCAAATCTCTTTAAACGAGTACAATAAAATTGTTACTTCAGTGTTCGAAGGGACTCTTTCAGCTGTTGATGGTATTAATGACAGTGCTCCTAAGGACCAATTG TTGGCTGAACTTCCAGAGGCTGCTCAGGCAACTCAG GATGGTGGGAGCAAAGTGGCTACCGCATCTTCAGTCGAAGCAGGCCAG GTGGCTGAGAGCGCAAGGGAGGAGGCATGTTCGGAAGATATTGATCCTGCTGTGAATGAATCTCCCAAATCGATCACAAGTAATGGTGTTAGTTTGGAGGATGTGGGATTGGCTGCTGAAACAGAATCCTTGATGAACGCTGGAGATCATGATGAGGTGGATCTCcatgatgcttcaaagataCCATCCAAATCTGAATCTGATGATTCAAGGGTTGAAAAGTCTACAAAGTCAGAGCCCAAGTCAGAACAACCCACTAAGAAAAGAGGAAAGAAGACAATCTCTTCAATAAACTCAGCAGAATCTTCTCACCAAGCTCCTGAAGAAAGTGAAAAAGAAGCTGAGAAGCTTCAAGATCATCAGAATGATCAAAACAAAGATGACCAAAGTTCAGCTGCTGAAGATCCAGCAGTTGAGCAGTCCAACTCGTTGGAGAAGGAACCAGAAACTAATCAACACTTTGCACCCAAAGAATCTGAGGAGGAAGTTGTGAATATTGCTCCTTTATCCCCAGGTCAGAGCCTTCCTGAAGAGAGTGCACCGAAGAAGGGTGGTCGGCCAAAGGAGGACAGCTTAAATCAAGAAGACAGTGTGTCTAAGAAGGAATTTGAAGCTGGAAGTGACTTGGAGGTTAAACAGGTGAGGCGCCCTTTGAAGAAAACTCCTTTAGAGCCTTGTCGTAAGGAGAAAGGTGGATCCACCAGTGATACGGAGGCTAAAAATCAGAAGTCGGGTAAGAAGGTTGATACCAAAAATAAGGGTCAGGTTGGTTCATCTGTGAGAAATAAGGAAGATGGCAAAAAGCGTGGACATGGAAAAGCTATTCTG GAAAAGTTACCTTCACAAGAGTCTCCTGATCACTCTGTTAAACATGATGAAGATAATGAAGAGGAAATTCCAAGGACTACTGCAAAGAGAAAACGTTCTTCAAGCAAGGGCAGG GGGAGTAGGCAAGTTGTGCAGAAGAGAGTGCCTACGCCAGAGTCTCCTGATAACTCTACTAAACATGTAAGTGATGAAGATGAAACTCACACGACAAGTGCAAAGAAAAAGCCTTCTTCAGGCAAGGACAGG GTAACAGAGACTCTGCTATGTGATAAGAACCTGGTTGGTAAAAAGATCAAAGTTTGGTGGCCATTAGATGAAAG ATTTTATGAAGGGATGGCTAGCAATTATGATTCCAAGAAGAAGAAGTTCACA GTTGACTATACTGATGGAGAGACAGAAAAACTAGATCTCTCGAAGGAAATCTGGGAACTTGTTGAAGATGATAATATGTCAGAAGAG GAGCAAGTAGCAAGTGCTGATGCAGCTTCTGAAAG TCATAAGAAGAAAAAACCTAGAATTGCCGAACCATCACCGAAGCACGAAATGGAGGCTTCAGCTAAAAG CAAGTCAAAAGATGCTACCGCAAAATCTGGACAGAAATCCAAGGGTAAACTCAACTTGAAAGATGGCACCTCAAAATCTGCCGGGAAAACTGATGACATAACCAGCAGCAAGTCTGGGGCCCAATCCAAAAAGACCACTGGCAAATCTGTTGATGCTGAAAAGCCATCTGCCAGGTCGAAAGATGTTAGTACACCCAAATCCAAGTCCAGGCAAGATACTCCATCAACGACTGCTGACAAGTCCAAGCAAGAAACCGTTAAAGCTGCCagcaagtccaaaactaaaacCCCCCAAAGTGGCGGCAAGTCCAGTGCCAATGGTATGGAGAAGCTAAAATCTAGTTCGTCAAAGGTTAAAGAGAGTGGGAACCAGAAGGAAAAAGCAACTAACTCAGCAAAAAACCCTGATAGCATCACCAAGGAGAAATTCTCTAGTGCATCGAAGGAACAACAAAATGAGCCAAAGAGCGGAAAGAAGCGTGCGAGGGGAAAAAACTGA
- the LOC129901613 gene encoding sister chromatid cohesion protein PDS5 homolog C-like isoform X1 gives MAPLNKELEEQISDAGKKLIEPPSSLDELLRLLDQVESSLSKVEQSPAKSMHDALSPLMKSLVANDLLMHSDVDVKVAVASCISEITRITAPDAPYDDDKMKDVFQLIVSSFENLNDQSSRSYNKRVMILETVAKVRSCVVMLDLECDRLITEMFQHFLKTIREDHPEIVFSSMATIMTLVLEESEEVSLELLTPLLASVKKDNEEVTPIAKRLGETVFANCAAKLKPYLSQAVESLQISLNEYNKIVTSVFEGTLSAVDGINDSAPKDQLVTETKLAELPEAAQATQDGGSKVATASSVEAGQVAESAREEACSEDIDPAVNESPKSITSNGVSLEDVGLAAETESLMNAGDHDEVDLHDASKIPSKSESDDSRVEKSTKSEPKSEQPTKKRGKKTISSINSAESSHQAPEESEKEAEKLQDHQNDQNKDDQSSAAEDPAVEQSNSLEKEPETNQHFAPKESEEEVVNIAPLSPGQSLPEESAPKKGGRPKEDSLNQEDSVSKKEFEAGSDLEVKQVRRPLKKTPLEPCRKEKGGSTSDTEAKNQKSGKKVDTKNKGQVGSSVRNKEDGKKRGHGKAILEKLPSQESPDHSVKHDEDNEEEIPRTTAKRKRSSSKGRGSRQVVQKRVPTPESPDNSTKHVSDEDETHTTSAKKKPSSGKDRVTETLLCDKNLVGKKIKVWWPLDERFYEGMASNYDSKKKKFTVDYTDGETEKLDLSKEIWELVEDDNMSEEEQVASADAASESHKKKKPRIAEPSPKHEMEASAKSKSKDATAKSGQKSKGKLNLKDGTSKSAGKTDDITSSKSGAQSKKTTGKSVDAEKPSARSKDVSTPKSKSRQDTPSTTADKSKQETVKAASKSKTKTPQSGGKSSANGMEKLKSSSSKVKESGNQKEKATNSAKNPDSITKEKFSSASKEQQNEPKSGKKRARGKN, from the exons ATGGCGCCTTTGAATAAAGAGCTTGAAGAGCAGATTTCGGATGCTGGGAAGAAGCTGATTGAGCCTCCTTCTTCACTTGATGAACTCCTCCGTTTGCTTGAC CAAGTAGAGTCTTCCCTGTCAAAAGTGGAGCAATCACCGGCGAAATCAATGCATGATGCACTTTCTCCCTTGATGAAGTCGCTGGTTGCAAATGATCTCTTGATGCATTCTGATGTTGATGTGAAGGTCGCAGTTGCTTCTTGTATTAGCGAGATAACTAGAATTACTGCACCTGACGCTCCATATGATGATGACAAAATGAAG GATGTCTTTCAATTAATTGTATCGTCCTTCGAGAATTTGAATGACCAGTCCAGCAGATCGTATAATAAGAGGGTGATGATCCTTGAGACAGTGGCCAAGGTCAGGTCATGTGTTGTCATGCTGGATCTAGAATGTGATAGACTCATTACTGAGATGTTTCAGCACTTCCTTAAAACTATAAG AGAGGATCACCCTGAGATTGTTTTTTCATCCATGGCAACAATCATGACTCTTGTGCTCGAAGAAAGTGAAGAAGTATCCTTGGAATTGCTTACCCCTCTATTGGCTAGTGTTAAAAAGGACAATGAG GAGGTCACACCAATTGCTAAAAGGTTGGGAGAGACAGTATTTGCAAACTGTGCAGCAAAGCTTAAGCCTTACTTGTCTCAAGCAGTAGAATCGTTGCAAATCTCTTTAAACGAGTACAATAAAATTGTTACTTCAGTGTTCGAAGGGACTCTTTCAGCTGTTGATGGTATTAATGACAGTGCTCCTAAGGACCAATTG GTCACTGAAACCAAGTTGGCTGAACTTCCAGAGGCTGCTCAGGCAACTCAG GATGGTGGGAGCAAAGTGGCTACCGCATCTTCAGTCGAAGCAGGCCAG GTGGCTGAGAGCGCAAGGGAGGAGGCATGTTCGGAAGATATTGATCCTGCTGTGAATGAATCTCCCAAATCGATCACAAGTAATGGTGTTAGTTTGGAGGATGTGGGATTGGCTGCTGAAACAGAATCCTTGATGAACGCTGGAGATCATGATGAGGTGGATCTCcatgatgcttcaaagataCCATCCAAATCTGAATCTGATGATTCAAGGGTTGAAAAGTCTACAAAGTCAGAGCCCAAGTCAGAACAACCCACTAAGAAAAGAGGAAAGAAGACAATCTCTTCAATAAACTCAGCAGAATCTTCTCACCAAGCTCCTGAAGAAAGTGAAAAAGAAGCTGAGAAGCTTCAAGATCATCAGAATGATCAAAACAAAGATGACCAAAGTTCAGCTGCTGAAGATCCAGCAGTTGAGCAGTCCAACTCGTTGGAGAAGGAACCAGAAACTAATCAACACTTTGCACCCAAAGAATCTGAGGAGGAAGTTGTGAATATTGCTCCTTTATCCCCAGGTCAGAGCCTTCCTGAAGAGAGTGCACCGAAGAAGGGTGGTCGGCCAAAGGAGGACAGCTTAAATCAAGAAGACAGTGTGTCTAAGAAGGAATTTGAAGCTGGAAGTGACTTGGAGGTTAAACAGGTGAGGCGCCCTTTGAAGAAAACTCCTTTAGAGCCTTGTCGTAAGGAGAAAGGTGGATCCACCAGTGATACGGAGGCTAAAAATCAGAAGTCGGGTAAGAAGGTTGATACCAAAAATAAGGGTCAGGTTGGTTCATCTGTGAGAAATAAGGAAGATGGCAAAAAGCGTGGACATGGAAAAGCTATTCTG GAAAAGTTACCTTCACAAGAGTCTCCTGATCACTCTGTTAAACATGATGAAGATAATGAAGAGGAAATTCCAAGGACTACTGCAAAGAGAAAACGTTCTTCAAGCAAGGGCAGG GGGAGTAGGCAAGTTGTGCAGAAGAGAGTGCCTACGCCAGAGTCTCCTGATAACTCTACTAAACATGTAAGTGATGAAGATGAAACTCACACGACAAGTGCAAAGAAAAAGCCTTCTTCAGGCAAGGACAGG GTAACAGAGACTCTGCTATGTGATAAGAACCTGGTTGGTAAAAAGATCAAAGTTTGGTGGCCATTAGATGAAAG ATTTTATGAAGGGATGGCTAGCAATTATGATTCCAAGAAGAAGAAGTTCACA GTTGACTATACTGATGGAGAGACAGAAAAACTAGATCTCTCGAAGGAAATCTGGGAACTTGTTGAAGATGATAATATGTCAGAAGAG GAGCAAGTAGCAAGTGCTGATGCAGCTTCTGAAAG TCATAAGAAGAAAAAACCTAGAATTGCCGAACCATCACCGAAGCACGAAATGGAGGCTTCAGCTAAAAG CAAGTCAAAAGATGCTACCGCAAAATCTGGACAGAAATCCAAGGGTAAACTCAACTTGAAAGATGGCACCTCAAAATCTGCCGGGAAAACTGATGACATAACCAGCAGCAAGTCTGGGGCCCAATCCAAAAAGACCACTGGCAAATCTGTTGATGCTGAAAAGCCATCTGCCAGGTCGAAAGATGTTAGTACACCCAAATCCAAGTCCAGGCAAGATACTCCATCAACGACTGCTGACAAGTCCAAGCAAGAAACCGTTAAAGCTGCCagcaagtccaaaactaaaacCCCCCAAAGTGGCGGCAAGTCCAGTGCCAATGGTATGGAGAAGCTAAAATCTAGTTCGTCAAAGGTTAAAGAGAGTGGGAACCAGAAGGAAAAAGCAACTAACTCAGCAAAAAACCCTGATAGCATCACCAAGGAGAAATTCTCTAGTGCATCGAAGGAACAACAAAATGAGCCAAAGAGCGGAAAGAAGCGTGCGAGGGGAAAAAACTGA